In Pirellula sp. SH-Sr6A, the DNA window TCAGCACATCCACACCTCGGTGAATCAGCTGCTCGGCTCGCTCCAGGTCGAACACCCCGATCGCCGCACCGACTCGAAGCCTACCCTGCTCGTCTTTGCAAGCATTTGGGTAGCTTTTGATCATGTCGATGTCTTTGATCGTGATCATCCCCGTCAGTTTGTATTCATCGTCAACCAGCAAAAGTTTCTCCACCTTTTTATCCGTTAAAATTCGCTCAGCTTCCGCAAGCGTTACATTCCCCTGCGCCGTAACCAGATTCTCTTTGGTCATGACAGCAGAAATGGGAAGCTCGGAAGACTCGAGAAACTTTAAGTCCCGGCGGGTGAGAATTCCGACCAATTTGCCGTCTTTCTCTATGATTGGGATGCCCGACACGTTCTGTTTTCGCATCAAATCCTGGGCTTGCGACACGCTTTCGGTCGGGAGCAGGGTGACGGGGTCGGGAATGATGCCATTCGCGGAACGTTTGACTTTGGTCACTTCTTCCGCTTGAGCCTCGATGCTCATGTTCTTGTGGATAACCCCCAAGCCACCTACTTTGCCAAGCGCGATTGCCATCTCGCTTTCGGTGACGGTATCCATCGGGGAGGAAAGAAATGGGATTTGCAGCCGGATGCGGGCGGTCAGCTGCGTGCTTACATCGACACCCGAGGGGAGCACTTCCGAGAAGCGGGGCTCCAGCAGAACGTCGTCAAAGGTAATGCCTTTGTAAGCGAGCTTGTCTTCCATAGCGTTTCCTGGATCAAAGGTTTTGGGATCTTGGAAACCGTCCTATTATTGCAAAAGTCCGCCGATCCGGTAGGGCTGCGTCCCCCCCCAATGGGGCGGGTTTCGCGGAGAATCCCAGAGGTGGACGAGAATGGGACCGCGTGTTGAGAATGGAATCGGGTGGTGCCGAACGGGCGATCAGGCGGTAGCTGGAAGGGTATCGAGCCGCCAGAAGATTTTGTTCAACTCGGTTTTTCGAACCCGTTGAAAGCCGGTTGTGTCGTCGACGTACGGTCCGCTGATGGAACGATTGCTCTGAAGAAGGTCAATCCGTTGCTGGGCCGCGTTGAGCGTCCGGACTATCGGTTTCATTGGGCTTTCGACGTTGCTCCGGACGACGACGGCTCTGGTCTGGTCATCCAGCAAGACAATTGTGCCGATCGGGTAAATCGACATCCCTCGCATCATGGACTGGATGGTTTTGGGACAGAATTTTCCCTTGGCCGAATGGTTGATCAGATAGACGATGGCGTCGGATTGGACGAATCGGCGGGCTGCTGAGGAATCGGTGAGCGACAAATAGGCGTCGGCGATGTTCAAGATCACGGCTTGGTACAACGTTTCGTTGAGTCGAAGACCGTTTGGAAATCCGGAGCCGTCGGCCTGCTCGTGCACTTGCGCGATGGCTTTGAGGACACGTTCGGGGATCCCTGGGGAATTTTGAAGCAATTCCGCCGACTCGATCGGGTGGCGTCGATAGGACTCGAGATCCTCTCCTTCGAGGGCATCGAGACCGTTGTGGTTGAGCAGTTTCGGATAAAAGATCAAGCTGCAGTCGTGCAACAGGCCGGTCATACCCACTTCCAGTGCGAATTGGCTCGACTGACCTTGGCTCAGGCAGGTGACGACCCCGAGGAGCGAAAGTTTGGCACTCCGATCGGCAAGGCGTTGGATGGATTCCGCATTCTCCACAGGTCGATGGGTAGTCAAGGTCGATAATGCAGCGGCCAAGTCTTTCCCGGCTGTGTCGATGAAGGATTCGACACCCTGCGCGACCTCGTCCGCATCGACCGATTCTTTCCTCGCCAGTTTTTCAATCGCGTTGACGACCGCGAGCTCGGCTTTCGAGATGGATTCGTGAACCGCTTGCAAGATGGCTGGATCAAACGCGTTGTTGAGCACGGACTCCACGCGCGATGGCGTCGCTTCGGACGCCCCTTTGATCGTCACCGAGGTGATCCCGATCGCGGCCAATCTTTCTTTGAGCCTCTCGCTGATCGGCATTCCCGACTTGTGCAATACGTTGCCGTTGGAGTCTAGCAAATCGAAGCTCAATACGGTCCCGATTTGAAGATCTTCCGTTTGTATCACCCAAGTCTGATCACTCATGGCTTTTTTTCACATTGGTTGAGTACGCATACTTTTCGTCATGGGTTATCCGTGTTCGAAGCGGCACGCTAGCTGAGTATATCGCGATCTGATTCTGGAGTTCTTCATCTCGCGATACTATTTTCCATGGCGATTTACCGCATCGCGTGAATGGGATTCCTATCAACCGATACACCCACTACGTGCGTACCGGTTCAGAACGGACTAGGTCGGAATCTGCGGATTTGGTAATCGAGAACGATTGTTAAGATCCCGCCACGTTGCCGTGAGCGGATGAATCGCGATGAAGCTCGAGGATACTCACTTCGGGGGGGCATCCCCACCGGTAAGGGTGGACACCCGAAAGCCCTCGACTGACGTGCATGAGCGTCTCGGAGATCTCAAAAACGCCGGACGCATATCGACTCCCATACCAACTTGGTGCGACCACAGGTCCGATGGCAGGGAATCGAATTTGGCCACCGTGGGTATGACCGCATAACAACAATCGGCACCCCATCTGGACGCCCCATTGAAATTGATCTGGTGAGTGGGAGACCCCGATGACCCATTCGTTCTCAGTGGGCGATGTTCCCCTCGCCTCGGAATCTCGGTGCCTTGGGTCGGTTCTTTGAAACCATGGGCGCTCGTTTCCCACCAGTCGCAAGGTCGTGTTGCCTCGCTGGACTCGATGGATTCTGCAGCCTACATCGATCCATCCCAATCGGTCCATTCTCTCGCAGACCTGCGATGGATCCGCCAAGCGTTTGTCGTGGTTACCCAAAACAAACAGTTTCCCCAAAGGTGCCTCGAGACCTCCCAAAACGCCCTCCATGTCGTCGAGAGCGTGCGCGTAATCGACGATATCTCCGGCGATGACGATCAACTCAGGACGCTTGGATTGAATCCAATCGAACGCGCGGTGGTAGTAGCGATGGGTCATCTGCCCGGTGAGGTGAATGTCGGACAAGTGAGCGATACGAAGTCCAATCAAGTCCGGTGGCAATCCCTCGAGCTGCAGTCTCTTGACGTTGGCTTCCGTCCATGCGATCTCGTTGCGAGGGAGCTTTGCCATCCTCGCAAACTTCCGTCCCCGTATCAGCTTGCCATGGGGATCGCGATCTTTCCAAAGGACTCGTTCCTGGGTCGATTCACGATGGTGGGCCTGCGCGAATTGCGGTCTCGCTTCTAACCAAAAGGGGGCCATCACTAATGCGAAGACGGCAACGAGCCCAGCGTAAACCTTGCTGATACCCTGCCACGATCCGAAATCGTACCATCGAATCAGAAAGTCACCGCAGTAGATTTCCCATGCGAGGATGGCTGCGGGAATGGCGATTCCGAGAAGCAAGATTCCTTTCTCCAACCGCTTGATCGTCACGCGTCGGAGTCCGGTGGAGTTCAAGACGTTGTAGGAGGTCACCACCAAACCGGCATGTCCGATTGCCGCAATCGCCAGTAGCATGAGTGTTGCGAGCAATCCCATCATCCGTGATGCGACCTATTCCTGCAGAAGGCTGGAGGCTCCACCACCGATGCTCCGGCCACTACCACCTGCTTAAGCACTCTCTGCGGGTGGTTCCGTAGGAGCGCTGCTAGGTTCCGGCCGATAATCGATGAGAGTTTCCGTGACAAACAACAACTGTTCCAAGCGGAACGGTTTATACAGAATGGCTTTCGGATGCAATCCGGCCTGTCTCGCTTTGACGATGGAATGACCAGGATCGTAACCAAATCCCGTCATGAGTGCCATCGGCACATGCTCCATGAGCTTTTGCAATCGGATCATGAGCTGGTAGCCGGAGTAGTCCGGAAGCTTGATGTCGGCGATGATGAGCTGATAGGGTTCGTCGAGTCCGGCTTTGACCATGGCGACCGCTTCATCGCCGCAGTGGGCTGTTTCAACTACGCAACCATACCGTTCCAGCAACGCGTGAGCCTGCAGTAGGACTTGCTCGTCGGCATCGACAACGAGAATTCGCTTGCCACGCAATTTGGCGTATCCCTCGATCGTGGGTCCTCCGACGGGGCTCACATCGGCAGGTGCCATCGATTGGCCAATCGACTGGATCGACTTTCGAACCGAGCGCGCCTTGGACAATACACTTCGCAACCGCAGGACGGTATCGGGGTCGTGCCCGATATACTTCTCCATCAAGTGGACTGCATCGAGTAGTAGCGCATCGATCGGCAACGCAATCGCCGCATGGATCGCTTCAAAGCTCTGATGGGCGGCGTCGTTTCGCTGGGCGACAAGGAGCTCGAGTGTATTCAACGCTACGGCGACATCGCGTGCGAAGATCTCCAAGAACTGTTGATCGCTCAAGGAGAAGGAGTCGAGTTTTGGGCTCTCGACATTGATCGTTCCGATGACAGTGTCGTGCAACAGAATAGGCACGGTCAGCGAGCTTCGGGCCCCTTTGAATGCCTCCAAGTACATCGGGTCTTTCGTCGTGTCCCGGCAAAGATAGCTGTGGCCACTCGCAGCCACGTAACCGGTTACGCCGTTCCCTTGAGGGCTCGCCATCAACCGACGGTCTGCGGCGATCTGATCGATCCCCACCGATAGAAGAGGAATCAAGTCCCCTGTGGTCTGTTCCAGCAATCGGATCTCGATCACTTCGACATTGAGCAAGTCCTGCGTGTAGTGGCGGATATTGTCTTTCAAGAGCTCGATGCGCTGATCGACATCCATCAAAAAGATTTCGTCCGGTTTCAAATCGGTAAGCTTTGCCCCGGCTTGGTGGATCGCGGCAAGCTTCTGCTCTTGCAAGATCTCTTCGGTGACATCGCTGAGAGTTACCACCACCTTTTCGGTCTTCGATGCCCCGGCCGCGGTATTGTGCAAAGGGGCCGCGTGCACATGGTAGTAATGACCGGTCTGGGTTTGGAATGTCGAAGTGGCTTGATTGCCGCTCAAGAAACAGGTTTGAAGCGGACACGCCTCGGTCCCCATCAACTCGGGGTTCGCGAGCGCCGAGTAGAAGTTCTCGCCCGTGCGACTGACACCCCCGGTCCACTGCTCAAAGCACTGGTTCGCCCATAAGATCGACATGTCCGAGCCGATCATCGCGACCCCTTCCGGGAGACAGTTCAATATGTCCTCGGCAGCAACGCCTGCTACGCTGATTTTTGCCACCCCAACCTCCAACATTTCGTCGAAAGGGTTTGCTGCTCGACCCTAGCCAAGTTCCATCACGCTATCTCTTCAAATATAAAAGACTCCCCCTTTGGAGCAACTCGGATGTTGAATTCTATTGAAATCTACGTGAAATTCAGTCGCTTTTTTTCCAGCGCTCTCGAAGGCTTCGACGCGCTTTGAGGGTGTTAAGACGGGGTGTTTGCATCATCTTTGTCTTGTAACAACTTGTTAGCATTAGACTTTACAATGACCCCTCCCCGACGGTCCGCGTCTCTCCCTTTCCTCACAATCAGCATTGGGTCGCCTTTAAGTGTCTCTCAATGTGATTTAACCACCCAATGATCGGAGCAGCATCCTATGAGCGATCTACTTCCCCGCGTTCGAACCCTGTCTCGCTTCCTCGCACTGATGATGTTTCCGGCGGCGATTTCTCCCGTCACGCTCCTTCAGGCAGCGGATTGGGAGGCGAAAGTCCTCCCGGTGGAACTCACCGTCGGTTATGCCGTCCGCTGTCTCGACATTTCCGGTGACGGGAAGCTCGATATCGCGATTGCCGACTCCAAACGGTTCCTTTGGCTGGAAGCACCCGACTGGCGCGTGCATGTGATCCACGCGACCCCGCAAGCCAAAGCGGACAACGTTTGTTTCGCCCCTCACGATATCGATGGGGATGGCGACATCGACTTCGCCGTGGGCACCGATTGGC includes these proteins:
- a CDS encoding HD-GYP domain-containing protein, with product MSDQTWVIQTEDLQIGTVLSFDLLDSNGNVLHKSGMPISERLKERLAAIGITSVTIKGASEATPSRVESVLNNAFDPAILQAVHESISKAELAVVNAIEKLARKESVDADEVAQGVESFIDTAGKDLAAALSTLTTHRPVENAESIQRLADRSAKLSLLGVVTCLSQGQSSQFALEVGMTGLLHDCSLIFYPKLLNHNGLDALEGEDLESYRRHPIESAELLQNSPGIPERVLKAIAQVHEQADGSGFPNGLRLNETLYQAVILNIADAYLSLTDSSAARRFVQSDAIVYLINHSAKGKFCPKTIQSMMRGMSIYPIGTIVLLDDQTRAVVVRSNVESPMKPIVRTLNAAQQRIDLLQSNRSISGPYVDDTTGFQRVRKTELNKIFWRLDTLPATA
- a CDS encoding response regulator yields the protein MAKISVAGVAAEDILNCLPEGVAMIGSDMSILWANQCFEQWTGGVSRTGENFYSALANPELMGTEACPLQTCFLSGNQATSTFQTQTGHYYHVHAAPLHNTAAGASKTEKVVVTLSDVTEEILQEQKLAAIHQAGAKLTDLKPDEIFLMDVDQRIELLKDNIRHYTQDLLNVEVIEIRLLEQTTGDLIPLLSVGIDQIAADRRLMASPQGNGVTGYVAASGHSYLCRDTTKDPMYLEAFKGARSSLTVPILLHDTVIGTINVESPKLDSFSLSDQQFLEIFARDVAVALNTLELLVAQRNDAAHQSFEAIHAAIALPIDALLLDAVHLMEKYIGHDPDTVLRLRSVLSKARSVRKSIQSIGQSMAPADVSPVGGPTIEGYAKLRGKRILVVDADEQVLLQAHALLERYGCVVETAHCGDEAVAMVKAGLDEPYQLIIADIKLPDYSGYQLMIRLQKLMEHVPMALMTGFGYDPGHSIVKARQAGLHPKAILYKPFRLEQLLFVTETLIDYRPEPSSAPTEPPAESA
- a CDS encoding metallophosphoesterase, with product MLATLMLLAIAAIGHAGLVVTSYNVLNSTGLRRVTIKRLEKGILLLGIAIPAAILAWEIYCGDFLIRWYDFGSWQGISKVYAGLVAVFALVMAPFWLEARPQFAQAHHRESTQERVLWKDRDPHGKLIRGRKFARMAKLPRNEIAWTEANVKRLQLEGLPPDLIGLRIAHLSDIHLTGQMTHRYYHRAFDWIQSKRPELIVIAGDIVDYAHALDDMEGVLGGLEAPLGKLFVLGNHDKRLADPSQVCERMDRLGWIDVGCRIHRVQRGNTTLRLVGNERPWFQRTDPRHRDSEARGTSPTENEWVIGVSHSPDQFQWGVQMGCRLLLCGHTHGGQIRFPAIGPVVAPSWYGSRYASGVFEISETLMHVSRGLSGVHPYRWGCPPEVSILELHRDSSAHGNVAGS